In a single window of the Insulibacter thermoxylanivorax genome:
- the folP gene encoding dihydropteroate synthase gives MTNQQLSRRIRGTDELQPNRTYIMGILNVTPDSFSDGGRYHTLDAAVKRALEMVEEGADIIDIGGESTRPGHEPVPLEVEMKRVIPVVRAVREAVGERALISVDTYKAEVAREAILAGADWMNDIWGLKRDPKMAEYAAELGCPVVVMHNRQEAVYEDFMRDVIADLQESIAIAKAAGMRDEQIILDPGVGFAKSHEQNLMVMRELDQIVALGYPVLLATSRKRVIRHTLQLPVDDLVEGTAATVAIGIAKGCRIVRVHDVKPIKRTALMSDAIVYGGSVGIQ, from the coding sequence ATGACCAATCAACAACTCTCCAGAAGGATTCGCGGTACCGATGAATTGCAGCCAAACCGCACCTATATCATGGGGATCCTGAATGTAACGCCGGATTCCTTCTCCGACGGCGGCCGCTACCATACCCTGGATGCGGCGGTGAAGCGGGCGCTGGAAATGGTGGAAGAAGGAGCCGATATCATCGATATCGGCGGTGAATCGACCCGCCCGGGTCATGAACCGGTGCCGCTGGAGGTGGAGATGAAGCGCGTCATCCCCGTTGTGCGGGCCGTGCGCGAAGCCGTCGGCGAGCGGGCTTTGATCTCCGTTGACACGTATAAAGCAGAGGTGGCGCGCGAAGCCATCCTGGCCGGTGCTGACTGGATGAATGATATATGGGGATTGAAGCGTGATCCGAAGATGGCTGAATATGCCGCTGAGCTCGGATGTCCTGTTGTGGTGATGCATAACAGACAAGAAGCCGTCTATGAAGATTTCATGCGGGATGTGATCGCAGATCTGCAGGAAAGCATCGCCATCGCCAAAGCAGCCGGCATGCGGGATGAACAGATCATCCTTGATCCCGGTGTGGGCTTTGCTAAGTCCCATGAACAGAATCTCATGGTGATGCGGGAACTGGATCAGATCGTCGCTTTGGGCTATCCGGTCCTGCTGGCCACATCCCGCAAAAGGGTCATTCGCCATACCCTTCAGCTGCCCGTCGACGATCTCGTAGAAGGCACGGCGGCGACGGTGGCCATCGGTATCGCCAAAGGATGCCGTATCGTCCGCGTGCATGATGTCAAACCGATCAAGCGGACGGCGCTGATGAGCGATGCCATTGTATATGGCGGCTCTGTCGGCATACAATAA
- the folB gene encoding dihydroneopterin aldolase — protein MDKITLHRMTFYGYHGVMPEERTLGQRFIIDADLHLDLQPAGRGDDLNLTVNYAGVFETVRRIAEGEPCKLIEALAERVAQTLLETYPLIQTVTIRVTKPQPPFAGDYEGVSVEITRRRSMSDA, from the coding sequence ATGGATAAAATTACATTACACCGCATGACGTTCTATGGCTATCATGGAGTCATGCCGGAAGAACGCACTCTTGGGCAGAGGTTTATCATCGATGCGGATCTGCATCTGGATCTGCAGCCGGCAGGACGGGGAGATGATCTAAACTTAACCGTCAATTATGCAGGAGTATTCGAGACCGTACGGCGGATCGCTGAGGGCGAGCCTTGCAAGCTCATCGAAGCTTTGGCAGAACGGGTCGCCCAGACGCTTCTCGAGACCTATCCGCTGATTCAGACGGTCACGATACGCGTGACCAAGCCGCAGCCGCCCTTCGCAGGTGATTATGAGGGTGTGTCCGTGGAGATTACCCGCAGGAGATCGATGAGCGATGCATGA